GCTGGTATCATTTGCTGCTTTTCCAGCTAAAGCCTCTTTTTTAGCCCATTCTTTTGCCCTACTTTCTTTGACTTTTTCATTTGCCCTTCTTTCAAGCTCTATTCTTTGCCTTTCGTTTTCTAAATCTTGCTTGATCTTTGCTTCTTTTTCAGCTTGTATGTTTTTAACTAAAGAGCCTTGATTTAAATCTAAATTTTGGGTAGAATTTACTCCGTCAATCTTGTTGGTGATTAAGCGTTCATCTGTAAAAGTTTGGTTGTAACGGAGATTTTCAAACTTGGAAGATTGATATAAAATTTCTGCTCCATTATCCACTTTATTTTCGATGGTAGAAAGTTTTTTAGGTGCATTGCTAACTATGGTCAAATGTGTATCATAATCTTTTCCCACGCTTGTAAAAAATAATTTATCATTTAGCTCTTTTGCAAAAATAACTTCCTCTTTATCCTTTAAAATCAAATCAGGTTCATCTAAGGTTTGCTTAATCTCGCTTATATATTGTGTCCTATCCCTTTCAACAAGCTTTAGCAAGCTTCCCTTACTTAGCCTTATTTCCTTTCCTCCTAAAGCATTTTTAACTTCGTCGCTTTGCTTTGGGATATAATCTTCATCTAAGCTTTTAAGTTCAAAGGTTTTAAGCCATTTTTCTTGTGTATTTTGATCTAAGATATGAGCATTTCCTTT
This region of Campylobacter sp. MIT 99-7217 genomic DNA includes:
- a CDS encoding PBECR2 nuclease fold domain-containing protein → IQKAGFNSETKKLLDEFLGSVDEVNLARKQSFEEALNAKSSFEKENLKDLEFQDSKGNAHILDQNTQEKWLKTFELKSLDEDYIPKQSDEVKNALGGKEIRLSKGSLLKLVERDRTQYISEIKQTLDEPDLILKDKEEVIFAKELNDKLFFTSVGKDYDTHLTIVSNAPKKLSTIENKVDNGAEILYQSSKFENLRYNQTFTDERLITNKIDGVNSTQNLDLNQGSLVKNIQAEKEAKIKQDLENERQRIELERRANEKVKESRAKEWAKKEALAGKAANDTSDLSLNEPIKYQKIKDTKLILDDEKEPINLSLAVVKKEDLKESFEKGGTQGRSEKQDKKIKSISLA